A portion of the Candidatus Pristimantibacillus lignocellulolyticus genome contains these proteins:
- the mdh gene encoding malate dehydrogenase, whose amino-acid sequence MAITRKKISIVGAGFTGATTALMIAQKELGDVVLVDIAPLENPTKGKALDMLEATPVMGVDANIIGTSNYDDTKDSDIVIITAGIARKPGMSRDDLVNTNAGIVKSVCENIRHTSPNAYVIILSNPVDAMTYTAYETLGFPKNRVIGQSGVLDTARYCTFIAQELNVSVEDVRGFVLGGHGDDMVPLVRYSNVAGIPIEKLIPADRIEAIVQRARVGGGEIVSLLGNGSAYYAPAASIVQMTEAILKDKKRIIPVIAYLEGEYGYNNLFIGVPAVLGGDGLERIIELDLTEEEQAALDKSASSVTSVIEVVKAGLSI is encoded by the coding sequence ATGGCAATTACACGTAAAAAAATCTCGATTGTTGGTGCTGGTTTCACTGGTGCGACTACAGCTTTGATGATTGCTCAAAAAGAGCTTGGAGATGTCGTATTAGTTGATATTGCTCCTCTTGAAAATCCAACAAAAGGTAAAGCTTTAGATATGCTTGAAGCGACTCCTGTAATGGGCGTGGATGCTAATATTATCGGTACTTCTAATTATGATGATACGAAAGATTCTGATATCGTTATTATTACTGCCGGTATTGCTCGTAAGCCAGGAATGAGCCGCGATGATCTTGTGAACACGAATGCGGGTATTGTGAAGTCTGTATGTGAAAACATTAGACATACTAGCCCTAATGCTTATGTCATTATTTTAAGTAACCCAGTTGATGCGATGACATATACAGCGTATGAAACACTTGGATTCCCTAAGAACCGTGTAATCGGTCAATCTGGTGTTCTTGATACCGCTCGTTATTGCACATTTATCGCACAGGAACTTAACGTATCTGTAGAAGATGTTCGTGGATTCGTGCTTGGTGGTCATGGTGATGATATGGTACCTCTAGTTCGTTACTCCAACGTTGCAGGCATTCCAATCGAGAAATTGATCCCTGCAGATCGTATCGAAGCAATCGTTCAACGTGCTCGTGTTGGTGGTGGAGAGATCGTAAGTCTTCTAGGTAACGGCAGTGCGTACTATGCGCCAGCAGCTTCGATCGTTCAGATGACGGAAGCTATACTGAAAGATAAGAAACGAATCATTCCTGTTATTGCTTACCTTGAGGGTGAATATGGTTATAATAACTTGTTCATCGGAGTTCCAGCTGTACTTGGAGGCGACGGGCTTGAAAGAATTATTGAGCTTGATCTTACAGAGGAAGAGCAAGCTGCACTTGATAAATCTGCAAGTTCTGTAACGAGTGTTATTGAAGTTGTTAAAGCAGGTCTAAGCATTTAG
- the recQ gene encoding DNA helicase RecQ: MKQAQAMLKKVYGFDEFRPGQEDILNSILSGQDTLAILPTGGGKSICYQIPAMILPGTTLVISPLISLMKDQVDALKRLGVPAAYLNSSLSAEQYRNTLRNAFDGEYQLLYIAPERFDAPMFQQLTEHLTIPLIAIDEAHCVSQWGHDFRPSYRQLALAISSMKDRPIVAGFTATATNEVAEDIVNMLALQNPAQYVTGFARPNLSLSVVTGVNKYSFLSEFLKEREQQSGIVYTATRKEAEAVHDRLIEMGFSAELYHGGLSDQARMQAQEKYRFDESKIIVATNAFGMGIDKPNVRFVLHWQMPGDVESYYQEAGRAGRDGEESECILLFEASDLHIQRFLIEQGMGDESRKAVQAAKLHTMMNYCRTDQCLQQYIVDYFGERSVTPCGKCSSCLDTSEKIDRSLDAKMALSCVGRMKGRFGVTMAAKVLKGSQDKRLLASRLDQLSTYGLMRQYSEKDIADWLNWLVAEQYLVLSDGQYPVVNVTERALPVLNGSEEVWQRRRGKVKQLLANSSQDASPIFEKLKAWRKIQSTTENIPPFMIFSDATLRLIAEAQPKNIEQLLEVKGIGQAKAAKYGEAVMAEYAKEDAEVVEELDLAELAMQHQRASRQSSTESSHLISYENYVAGNSIEQIASERQLSQQTVEKHILRAAEEGHPLDWESLLSAEDEALIMAVLPEVDASLLRNIKEALPDHISYFQIQVALTKRSLQ; the protein is encoded by the coding sequence ATGAAGCAAGCACAAGCTATGCTTAAAAAAGTATACGGTTTTGATGAGTTTCGACCCGGACAAGAAGATATATTAAATAGCATATTGAGTGGTCAAGATACACTCGCTATCCTTCCGACAGGTGGAGGTAAATCAATTTGTTATCAAATACCTGCCATGATATTACCAGGGACAACGCTTGTTATATCCCCATTAATATCTTTAATGAAAGACCAAGTAGACGCACTGAAACGTCTAGGCGTACCAGCAGCTTATTTGAATAGTTCATTAAGTGCAGAGCAGTATCGCAACACATTACGCAACGCATTTGACGGGGAATATCAGTTGTTATATATCGCACCAGAGCGTTTTGATGCTCCGATGTTTCAACAATTAACGGAACATCTAACGATTCCATTAATCGCAATCGATGAAGCTCACTGTGTGTCACAGTGGGGGCATGATTTCCGGCCAAGCTATCGTCAATTAGCATTAGCGATTTCGAGTATGAAGGATCGACCAATTGTAGCTGGATTTACCGCAACTGCGACTAACGAAGTTGCGGAAGATATTGTTAATATGTTAGCCCTGCAAAATCCTGCACAATACGTTACAGGCTTTGCTAGACCCAATCTATCGTTATCTGTCGTTACAGGTGTGAATAAATATAGCTTTTTGAGCGAATTTCTGAAAGAACGAGAACAGCAATCAGGAATTGTATATACGGCAACACGTAAAGAAGCCGAGGCTGTACATGATCGACTTATAGAGATGGGTTTTAGTGCTGAGTTGTATCATGGAGGGTTATCTGACCAAGCTCGAATGCAAGCTCAAGAGAAATACCGTTTTGATGAAAGTAAGATTATCGTAGCTACGAACGCATTTGGGATGGGGATAGATAAACCGAATGTTCGGTTTGTACTACATTGGCAGATGCCAGGCGATGTTGAATCTTATTATCAAGAGGCTGGAAGAGCTGGGCGTGATGGGGAAGAGAGTGAGTGCATCTTACTCTTTGAAGCAAGTGATCTTCATATTCAACGTTTTCTCATTGAACAAGGTATGGGTGATGAATCAAGAAAAGCTGTTCAAGCAGCAAAGCTTCATACGATGATGAACTACTGTCGTACCGATCAATGTTTGCAACAATATATTGTTGATTATTTCGGCGAAAGATCAGTTACTCCTTGTGGTAAATGTAGTAGTTGTCTAGATACGAGCGAGAAAATTGATCGTTCATTAGATGCTAAAATGGCTTTGTCATGCGTTGGACGAATGAAAGGACGCTTTGGTGTGACGATGGCTGCGAAAGTGCTGAAAGGATCTCAAGATAAGCGACTACTTGCTTCAAGACTAGATCAACTATCAACCTATGGGTTAATGAGACAATATTCAGAGAAGGATATTGCGGATTGGTTGAATTGGCTAGTTGCTGAGCAATATCTCGTACTTAGTGACGGACAATATCCTGTCGTTAATGTAACAGAAAGAGCATTGCCTGTTCTTAATGGTTCAGAAGAGGTATGGCAGCGTCGTAGAGGCAAAGTGAAACAATTACTTGCAAACTCATCACAAGATGCCTCACCTATCTTTGAGAAGCTTAAGGCGTGGCGTAAAATTCAATCAACTACTGAGAATATTCCACCATTTATGATTTTCTCTGATGCGACACTACGTCTTATTGCAGAAGCTCAACCAAAGAATATCGAGCAATTGCTAGAAGTCAAAGGTATTGGACAAGCAAAAGCTGCGAAATATGGTGAAGCTGTAATGGCGGAGTATGCTAAGGAAGATGCAGAAGTAGTTGAGGAGCTTGATCTAGCTGAACTTGCTATGCAACATCAACGAGCATCCCGTCAATCATCTACAGAGTCAAGTCATCTAATTAGCTATGAAAATTATGTGGCTGGAAATTCGATAGAACAAATCGCGAGCGAACGACAGCTCTCGCAGCAGACGGTTGAGAAGCACATATTACGTGCTGCGGAGGAAGGACATCCATTGGATTGGGAGTCATTGCTTTCAGCGGAGGATGAAGCTTTAATAATGGCAGTTCTTCCTGAGGTAGATGCAAGTTTACTAAGAAACATTAAGGAAGCATTACCTGATCATATTAGTTATTTTCAAATCCAAGTAGCGTTGACGAAACGTAGTCTGCAATAG